The Thermomicrobiales bacterium sequence GATGGCGTGGTCGTCTCCCAGCCGGACGTTCCAAACCGCCAATTCTTGTGTGAGTCCCGGGAACGCCGCATCGCCAGGCTGGACCCAGCGATAGCTCTCATTCATGGCGCCAATGACCGTGCTCATATCGTCGAACCGCATGTCGGTTTCGGCAATTTGAACCTGGTCTTCATCGAACTCGATATCGCTGCCGAGCACCACGCCAATCACCATGTTGCCGTTGCCCTCGTCGAGCAGCACGACCAGACAAGCGCCAGATTCCATCAGGGTGCCTGTCTTGCCGCCGATCACCCCGTCTTGCCCGGAAAGATCTTGTTTGTGTTGGTGAGCGTCATTTCGCGGGGATTCGCGCCCTGGGTCGTCAGGGTATAGGTTGGCACGCTGGACGCTTGCGCGATCTGGGGAACGGCGAATGCGTGGCTGGCGATGATCGCCAGGTCGCGCGCCGTGGTGTAGTGATCCTCGCCATACAATCCGGCGGCGTTGGTGAAATGGGTGTTCTGCAAACCCAGATTAGCGGCGGTGGCGTTCATTTCCTGCACGAACCGCTCGACCGGATCCCCTGTCGCGCCTTCCGCTGCCAGCAGGTTCGATCCGATGACTCGTGCCATGGCATGCGCCGCATCGTTCCCGGACGGCAGCATGATGCCGTACATGAGTTGCTCGACGGACAACACGTCACCTTCCAACAACCCCATGAAGGACTCGCCGTCCTCGGCGGTCAGGATGTCGCTCGCGTCGGCCGTCACCAGCGCTTGCCAGTCGGTGGTGTTGTTGGCGATGACGAGCGCGGTCATCAGCTTGGTTGTGCTTGCCGGGGAGCGGCGCTCATCAGCATTGAGAGAAACAAGGGGAGCACCGGCTGTGGCGTCTTCGACGAAGACGGCTTGCGCCGTCACCCCTTCGGGCGGAGCGATGGCCTCGAAGCCAGCTGGCGCGGCATTCTCGGTCTGCGCAAGTGCTCCCGGCGCCAAGAGAACCGTCGAGATCACCAGCGCCGCCAGACAGCGCAGCATCCGCCCATATCCCGATCCCCACACCTTGGACACGACGTGACTCCCAAACAGTCTTTCGAACCCGGGGCGACCGCACCGGGCGTTGCACTCGCGGAGTATACCGACTCGCGCGGTCCTTGCCTCGTTCAAAGCCGGATCAGAGGCGTGCGGTACCATACCAATTGGGCCTGACCATCAGTTCGGCCCTGATTCGACCCGTTTGACAAACCGGTATCATGCCTGATTTCGTCCGCTTTGCAGCCATTGGCGACCTTCACATTCGCACCACAGTGCCGTCGGACTTTGTGCGGCAATTGATCGGCATCGAACGACACGCCGATTTTCTGGTGGTGCCTGGCGATATTACGAATGGCGGTCGGATCCAGGAGGTCGAACTGGCGGCCGAGCTCTTTCGACGCATCGACATTCCCATCGTCGGCGTCATGGGCAACCACGACCGCCGCACGATGCGCCGGCGTTACTTCCTCCAGATTCTGGAGCAGGCCGGTGTCCGAATGCTCGATGGCGACACGTGGGAGTATCTCGGCATCGGTATCGCCGGAGTGTCCGGTTCGGGTGGCGGATTTTGGCCGGAAGAACCAGCCGATCCCGTCTCCAATCGTGCCTGGCAGGCGTTGGCCGTGCGTGCCCGCAGAGAGGCGAATCGCCTGGATGGCGCGCTCAGCACGTTGCAGACTCGACGGCGGATCGCGCTGCTGCATTTCGCGCCAACAACGGCCACGCTGGTTGGCGAACCACCGCTCAAGTACTGGCTGCTTGGCAATTCGGCGCTTGGCAATGTGGTCGAGAAGCACCGCGTCGATCTGGTGCTCCATGGGCATGCACATATCGGCTCGCCCTATGGCCAGACTCCGGGAGGAGTTCCGGTCTTTAATGTCGCCGCCGGTGTCACCGGCGGCGTATCCATTCATGAAGTGCCGCTCGATCCCGAACTGCCGATCTCCACGTCGCCACTGATGTTGGCGCGGGTCTGAGACGATCATGCTGGTGCTGGACGGCTCGGTATCGCCGTATCTCCCCACGAAGGAAATCCTGGCTGCCATGTGCGGCTGCCCGGAGCGTGATCTTCCGGCCGACCGCCTCATCTCCATGCTGCGCGAGCGGCTCGCCATGCTCCATGACGTCTCGTCGGAGCGGATCGCGCTCTTTCCGCACGACGAGCACCGATTCGAACCGCTGCTGGAGCGCCAGCGTGACGTGCCCTGGGTGACCTACTCGCCGGGTGGTCATTCGCTTGGCAGCCCAGCCTCACTCTCGATCGAACGCGATCGTCGTTTCCGCATCGACACAGCCCAGATCGAAGCCACGCCGCGTGGATCGGTCGCATTGGTGATGACACCGAACGATCCGACCGGAAACGCGATTGGGGTCACAACGGCCGCTCAGCTCGGACGACGGTGCAGTCTCTTGATCCTGGATGAACGGTCGGCCGAGATGCAACGCAGATCGATGATCCCGCTGGTGGAGGAGTTCGATTCGATCGTGCTGGCGCGGTCGTTTGCCGATTGGGCAGGTTTGGGAACAGATGCCCCGGGGTATGCGATTACCACCAAGCGGATTGCGAAGACACTCGATCGATCTGGCGACCTCGCGACTGCCGGCGTGCACGCGGCGCTCGCGGCGGTAAGCAATGCGGCTCAGCTCGACGCGATCGCGCATCGGGTGCGACTCGAACGAATGCGGCTCTACCGGATGCTGCGCAAGCTCAATTTCCTCGCGCCGTTTCCCAGCGACTCCGGATACGTGCTGGCGCAGGTCACACGAGGCGATCGGGACACGATCGCTGCTGCCTTGCAGGAACGTGAGATCGCGGTGTTCGCACCCGCCGACGATCGGCTGCGCGAAACCCTGCGTTTTTCCGCGATCTCGCCGGTAGCAACCAGAGCGCTGCAAGACGCCCTGGTGGAAATCAGCCGAACCGCGATCGACTGATCAGAATCTGGCAATCGCTCTTTTCTGACATTCGAAGAGTTGATCGAGGCCAGTGCTGGCGAGGACGAGCAGCTCGGTGAGTGTTCCATGCGAGAACGGCGACTTTTCAGCGGTGCCCTGAATCTCGACGAACGCCTGTTGATCGGTCATCACCACATTGAAATCGACATCGGCGGCTGAGTCCTCCGCATAGTCGATATCGAGGAGCGGCGTCCCGCGAACGACTCCGACGCTCACTGCGGCAACGGCCGCCTCGAGGGGATCGCGCGACATGCGCCCGTCATCGCGCAGTTTCTTCAGCGACTGCGCGAGCGCCACATATCCACCGGTGATCGAGGCGCAGCGCGTACCGCCATCCGCCTGAATGACATCGCAGTCGATGATGATCTGCCGTTCGCCCAGCGCCTTCAGATTGACCACCGATCGGAGCGAACGGCCAATGAGTCGCTGAATCTCGACGGTGCGGCCACCCTGTTTACCCTGAACGGCTTCTCGCTGGGTCCGTAACCTGGTGGCGCGCGGCAGCATCGCGTATTCGGCAGTGACCCAGCCGCTGCCCCGACCCTTCATCCAGCCGGGAACCTTTTCTTCGACGGTCGCCGTGCAGAGCACATGCGTATTGCCCATCTTGATTAGCGCCGAACCCTCGGCATTCGGGGCGACTCCGGCAATGATGTCGACGCTGC is a genomic window containing:
- a CDS encoding metallophosphoesterase, with the protein product MPDFVRFAAIGDLHIRTTVPSDFVRQLIGIERHADFLVVPGDITNGGRIQEVELAAELFRRIDIPIVGVMGNHDRRTMRRRYFLQILEQAGVRMLDGDTWEYLGIGIAGVSGSGGGFWPEEPADPVSNRAWQALAVRARREANRLDGALSTLQTRRRIALLHFAPTTATLVGEPPLKYWLLGNSALGNVVEKHRVDLVLHGHAHIGSPYGQTPGGVPVFNVAAGVTGGVSIHEVPLDPELPISTSPLMLARV
- a CDS encoding serine hydrolase, whose protein sequence is MSKVWGSGYGRMLRCLAALVISTVLLAPGALAQTENAAPAGFEAIAPPEGVTAQAVFVEDATAGAPLVSLNADERRSPASTTKLMTALVIANNTTDWQALVTADASDILTAEDGESFMGLLEGDVLSVEQLMYGIMLPSGNDAAHAMARVIGSNLLAAEGATGDPVERFVQEMNATAANLGLQNTHFTNAAGLYGEDHYTTARDLAIIASHAFAVPQIAQASSVPTYTLTTQGANPREMTLTNTNKIFPGKTG
- the rph gene encoding ribonuclease PH; this encodes MSAGRIGGRSPEELRSVDIIAGVAPNAEGSALIKMGNTHVLCTATVEEKVPGWMKGRGSGWVTAEYAMLPRATRLRTQREAVQGKQGGRTVEIQRLIGRSLRSVVNLKALGERQIIIDCDVIQADGGTRCASITGGYVALAQSLKKLRDDGRMSRDPLEAAVAAVSVGVVRGTPLLDIDYAEDSAADVDFNVVMTDQQAFVEIQGTAEKSPFSHGTLTELLVLASTGLDQLFECQKRAIARF